The Sesamum indicum cultivar Zhongzhi No. 13 unplaced genomic scaffold, S_indicum_v1.0 scaffold00109, whole genome shotgun sequence genome contains the following window.
AGGTTTTGTCTCCTGTAAAGGGGATAGTCTAAATTCTCATGTTTTTGGGATTTCTTTCAGTATTCTTTCTGTTTGTGTTTTTGCTTGGGATTTTGGTATATTACGATCGGTTGATTATTATATTGTGAAATGATGAATTGTTTCTCCGGGTTTGATTTCTTTGTTCAGGAATGGCATATCTAGTGGAGTGTTTTGGCTGATGAGGTCGGTTACAGAGTCTTTTAGTGCAATTTGGCAGAATCAGGAATATGGTTAAATTGAGAAACAGGAACTACTAGAAGAAGGGCTTCTTCCATTTCAACAGACACAAAATATTGCAGTAGAACAACCTTAAGAATTTGTTCAAAGATGGAGGACCATTTCTTCAGTTTGTATGTGGAACTAAACACCAAAAGGATTTACTGTGGAGATGGAAAATTTCCTTTTGCGTTTCTTTTTCTTAGCATGGAAGTCACTGCTTACTCATTATTAGATGGAACTATATGTTTCAATGTGTTTGGTTTAACAATAAGATATTCATTTTTGGTGTCCGTGAAGTAGTTCTCCTTGGTCATGATAAGAGAAAGGAAGGTACTATCATTACAtgatttctcttcatttttcctttgtaGGTCAAAGGAACAGTTTTCTATACAGATGCAAATGGAGCACTAGTTGACATAAATGCAAAATCATCGGCATACTTGTCTCTAAGAGAGGCATCCATCCACAGTATCAAACATGTGGAAGAGGCTGGTATAGTTCCTGGTTTACGTGAAGAATTTGTAATTGTTGGGGAGAACGAAGCTGATGATAGTTTGAATGTGAGCCTGCGCTCAATCCAATATGACCTTGCCTGGGAACGGTGTAGACAACTTCAAGCTGAAGATGTTGTTGTCAAGGGTAAGGTAGGATTTGGTCAAACTAGATCTATTATTTGCCTAGTGTTCTAGTTGGGGCATAAATCATAACTTATTTACCTCCATTTCCATATAATCCCTATTTGCAAGTGTGTTTTCTAGGATAGCCTTCCTCCTTAGCAGCATGTAAGTGTATTGTCtgagttcaaatttaaagGTTCTTGTattaaaatgtgatttttgaCTTGAAAGTTTCTTTGTCAATACACAGATAGTTGGAGCAAACAAAGGTGGAGTGGTGGCAATGGTAGAGGGCCTTCGTGGTTTTGTACCATTTTCACAAATCTCGATGGTTGGTTCTGTGTCTTTGCATGCTCATGAGTCTTCCTCTGATGCTAAATTATTCTAATGTTTAGGTGATGGTTCTAGATTACTACATGAATTTATGGATTCAGTGTGATACATGTGCTGGTACCATAGAGTTGCTTTAGAGCTTGGGTTTTTGACCCCTTCTGATGGCTTTTATTTTACCTCTCTGTATTCACTAGAGCGAGTGTTTGTCTCACAATTATTTTCTGTTCAAGTTATAGTTAATTAGAAGGCTATCAAGAGGTCTAGTGAATTTGTTTCAGAAATCAACTGCAGAGGAGCTTCTGGAAAAAGAACTTCCTCTTAAATTTGTGGAGGTTGATGAGGAACAATCCAGACTAGTTCTCAGTAATCGCAAGGCCATGGCTGACAGTCAGGCACAGCTTGGAATCGGTTCTGTTGTAATTGGAACTGTTCAGAGCTTGAAACCATATGGTGCCTTTATTGacattggtggaattaatggCCTTTTGCATGTCAGCCAGATCAGCCACGATCGTGTCTCAGATATTGCCACAGTTCTTCAGCCTGGTGATACTTTAAAGGTGCATTTCCTCACAGTTATCTACTTGTGCTCAATCATAGAGAATTTGTACTCATCTCTGCCAAATCTTGCTTTAGGTTATGATTCTAAGCCATGATCGTGAGAGAGGCCGAGTGAGCCTCTCTACTAAGAAGTTAGAGCCCACTCCTGGTGACATGATTCGGAATCCCAAGCTAGTTTTTGAAAAGGTAAGACATGGATGCATCTCAAAATCCTATTGCCTTGctcatattttgtttgaagCTCCATTAAACCTGGTTTTGGTTGTGcctatcaaaataaaatagatattcAATATGGATTGTGATGCTGCCAGACCTTATGAATGAGTATTTTGAAATGTCACCTGATTTGTTACCCTTCTTTGTGTGCTTGTTGATCGCCCCTGTGTGTCACTAGTGTGCATATGacatttatgtattttcttcTGACAGGCAGAAGAGATGGCTCAGACTTTCAGGCAAAGAATAGCTCAAGCAGAAGCCATGGCTCGTGCTGATATTCTAAGATTCCAACCTGAGGTAATTCTTCATATTTGAGGTTCTGCATTTTGATTAGTTTGAACAAAATGTTTTGCTATATTCATACCCTTCCCCCCTCTAATAATAAGCCTAAAGGGTCTGTCTCTATGCATTAGAAACGAAAAGTTATCACAAGACAGGCATTTGTAACTTGCTTTTAAAGGACTTCTGTAAAATAAGAAACAGACAAAGGTCATACTGCTCAGGAAGTGAGCACCATGTACTATAACACTGAGGGATGAGTTCAGCATAAGCCGTGGTCTAGCTTCACAATGTCGACAGACTGCCTGCATCGATCAGTTTTTTGAGACATCGAATTCCAGCAATACTCatgaagaattattttttccagATTCACTTTTATTGGAATAGATTAGATTGGTTTCATAGTCCGTAggaattatttgtttagttaaTTCATTGCTGGAACTGATATTTCTCCCTCCTGTCTCCTCCTTCCAGAGTGGATTGACACTGAGCTCAGAAGGGATCCTAGGACCCCTGACTTCTGACCTGCCGGCAGACGGTCTGGATTTAAGTGATATCCCACCAGCTGAAGATTGAAGAAGCTGCATATTCTCTACTTTTGTATCCCAGCGGTTTGGCAGAGTGTTTTGGACCTTTCAGCTGTGTAGGACTTATCCTTGTTTTTTCGAGATGGATCTCTGAGTTCTGCATTGTTCATCTCAATGTCTATATCTGgcgcttttcttttcttttacagCACCGTGGGAATGTTTTTGCCAATCCTAGAAGAccaaagagagagaagataaCTGCCCGAGCTTGGTATATCAAATACGTTGTTATCACATCTCAGCAGTTTGTTTACATCTTCGTTTTACTTAACTGAACACTTGTCATCTTTTCCTTAAATATTGAACCACTTTGCAATATATAGACAAAGCTTGAACCAAGAGTGCACACACAAACTAGGAGATGAACAATACTGCGTTCCTGAACTTAACgcatcattatttaatttaagggtTTGCATAGATATAAGTCAATTTGGCTTGCACATCGAAAAATATAACTGCAAGACAGTGATGTACATACTCgatcatcaaattcaaaagatttaactaataaatgaacaaaatcaAGCAAACGTGGAATGATTATATAACGTGCTGACTGTAACATAAATTGTCTTTATGTAAAGCAAGAATCAATAAATCCCCAATCACTaaccaaaatcaatttatgctATGGCTGGATGTGTTACTAACTCTGAATTATACAATATGAAGTTAACTACAACCAAAATAGTTGACAAACAAGACCACTTGCGTGCCCTGCTTGTTCTTGACTACAGGGATAATATACAGAGATGCCGCAGCATATATACAGCCAGTCTAGAAAGTACTTGTGTGATAATATCTACATGGTCTTTCTTTATGGTGCACTCCACCTGCTAATTTTTGACTCCTTCAAATGTTTCTATTGAACACAAGAGTGCTTGATCGGACCCTTAACACACCTGTTCTTAAAAATTCATCACATTGAAAGCAAGGGAGTAAGGTTGAGTCGCTCCAGAAAAACTTGAAGGATAGGAATTGGCCTTCCAACTGGAACCAGAGCCTGGCAGTCGAGGGTTTTGCTCCGGGCAGCACTTGAAAAGCAATCTTTGCTGGACAATAATTCGCCTTAATCAACTTAAGTCGAAACCAGCATCAGAATTTATGGCGTACAGTAATTTCTGCTCCATTTGCTGTTTGCTGTGTGAAAATGATACCAATCTCAGTAGTTAAATTAGCATTGCTGAAATAGCTCACATAATATTCACGTAATAGTAGTATGAGAGCATCagaatattatttgtaatgatAAATAATCTGGAGGAGCTGAAGACAACAATCTAGAAATACTACTCATTTTGGATGTTTTCACCAGGAACAATTTCCTAAAATTAGAATCACCTACTTTGCAGATGTGTAGCTGAATTTGTACAAACCTTCGGTAAGGAGGTAGTTTAAGAAGATTCATGCAAGTGGCAGATGTTGGCAACCGGTCAAGAGCTTCTTCGGATGCATTACCAGCAGTCCTGTTAGACAAAGGGGAGTATTTGACCAATACCGGATACCGCTTGAATAAGACTAATTAGCATCAACTATTTGAAGCACCAGTTGCAGATTTACCTCTGGATGCAGAAAGTAGGCTCCAAATACTTAAATCCTAGCAGAGGCCCACGAGAACATCCAGTTGCAAATCTGAGAGCGGAAATAagaattaacaattttttcaaaaccaaaatatgGATAGAGGAGGTCAAAGTATTGGCTTGAGTGTGCTTCCACATGATTGAGAGCATGACAAATGAGTTTGAATTGAGGATTAGAGGTGTGATAAGAATCTGAGGCAATATTTCTTTTCGGCTAGCAGAAACCAATAATAGGAACTGTAATTAGTCGAACAATTATAGTATTTGGTTATCCAAGAGAATCTTCCCAGCAACCTCTAGCCAAGCATTAATCTTTAAATTTCGAATTTGAACCGACATTGTTGGTCAAAAGTTCTAGGAACTAATAATCCTTGATATTCCTTTACATTACATCACTCATCACTGGATTTTAAATCCTAAATCTTTATATCCAAATCCTGGATCCAAACACGTACTTTGTACAAACTATGGCAAAAAATGGAAGGGAAATATAAACAGAAGAAGATGATAggacaaaagaagaaatataccAGAAGCATCTGCGCCATAATACATTTCAGGCCATCATacaagaagaaagaatgaatCACCAACTCCAGATTATTTAGACAAAGCAATAAGGACAGGCAAACATAGAAAGAAAGTTTAAATGATAACAAATTGTGCACTTGTACGTTGGatcaaaaaacaagaattagGATAGATAAGATATACTGCAGCTAAGAGTCCAAGGCAATAAGAGTCCAAACTTTGGTTGCTTCTGCAGAATATGGCCAAATAGCAGAatcccaaaaattaaatattacttaaaaGCAAAAGAGATTGTAAGGCATACTTCAAAAATTTCCTCTTGTTTTCCAAGCTAAGGTTCTGAATAACTTCCCAGAACATCTCAATGACATAGTGATCCTGCCAAAATAATTGCTAGTGAGTCATATgaatagaaaagaataaagatgGCTATCACTGTCCATAGTATCGGGGGAGGAGTATAAAACCGGGGACTTCGATAAAAATGACAGGCACCAGAAAACATCCAGATGCAGGACACccatcttaaaaaaaaaaattgatacaagTTTACATCACAAGTTAGATAAAATCACACTTGATGTTCCACCAGAACCTTGCGGGGAATTAATCAAACCAGCCATATTCCTCAAGTTGCAATTCAGTCTGAAATTTCAGGTTGTGGTGGCTGTGGCTATTTTAAGCAAGGGGAGAActatagagagaaaaagagtaaCTTGTTTGTGATCACTACATACTTCAAAAAATggatttgattcaatttaCAAAGTTAAGTAAAAGAAGAACCAAGTTAATCCAACTAAGCAATGACTGAGATGCTGGAAAAGCCCAATGACCGAAACCAGAATAACAAGCAAGTTATGAGTAGTGAATGGTAGGAGAATAAGTTTCTCTGCTACGTGAATTGGAGATGAAACTGATTCTGATGCTTTACTAGGACTATAATCATGATTGCTCTGTTCAATTATTCTTTTCATCTGggacaattatttttcaaagaacCAATTTGAGGCACTGGATCAATAATTCTAAGATGGAGATATAATGTgttgtttctttcttgaaatccTCCTTCAGAGGGCCACAACCTTTGTCACAAAAACTCAATTCTGCACTATATAAAAGCACCATGCCTGCAGTTACCCATGTTGAGGTTTGATTTAATCCAAAATTGTTGTCATAAATGCACCAACCCAAATCTTCACAAATAAGAATATGCAGAGTACGGAGaaaagaaactgaaaaaaaggaagagatTGTTGTCAAATAAAGTAGACAAAAGAATGCACCATCTCATCTTCACCAGAAACAGAAGTAATCATTTGTTTTCCCAGTGGAAATGTTCAACGTAAACATAAGGTGAGAAACAAACTATTTGAGGCAAAAGCATAAGAGCTTACCTCATGGTAGCCACCTGTATAATTAGTATGAGCACGAAGATCATCGACATCAAATCCATCCACTGATCCAGATATTAGAAGCTAGGACGGAAGACAACAAGAGATTTAGCAACAAACTATCGTTTCAACCAAGGATACAGCTTTGAATCAATATGGCATAAAGAGAACTTTTTATGGTTAAATACACCAGTAAAGATGCATATCCAAGTCACTGCAGGGACAGATATACAGTTCAATCTTCATTTTGGTGCTATTCAGGTAAAGTTGAAACTTCTTGGTTCATATCAGTACCTCATTTTTGGTTTATCTTTTACCTTGGTCAGTCATTCTACAACCGTAACTCCAAGCTCATTACTTTTCCGAGTAAAACgataaataaatgtgaataGTTTGTTATTTTATGTGGTACTTATATAAACATAAGCATAAATACATCATAGAAATCCGGTTTGAGACAATCACTAGCAATACCATGATTAATGTTCTAAATATGTTCTtaatatttgttctttttaagTTGCTCCTAATTGGAAAAAGAATGTTATTTGTATGGCCAAACCAACACTCCTGGGATCCCTAAAGAGGTGTAGCCACTCAGGTTCACAGTTGCACAAGGGAAAGATATTGAAGCATTTGATTCTTAATAATGGATATACATGTGAGATATCAACACTAAAAGCTTTATGTTCAGCAGTGTTGTCCAAGGAACAAGTTTATCCAGATTTTTGCTAgcagaaagataaattaaaacaaagcaTATAAGCCAATCATAAACCCAGATttccaaataatatattctcAAGTACCTGAAGTTCATGCTCGTTAAACATGTCAATCCAATCTTTCTGAATCAGCTGCTGAAACCCTCTCAAAAAGTGAGAACTTTGTTGACGTATCTGCAGTTAAGCAATAAACTATCAAGATTTACAAGAGCTAGAAACACGTACCGATTAGAttgatctttatttttcttgcaagGATGACTTGTTTATGAATTTTGGTAACTTTGTTCCCTCTTTGATTGCTTGATGCAAGGGGATAGGATGGACTTGAAAAATTAGCCGATAACCAAATATGAGAAGGTTTTACTACCTGAAAGTTCAATCGATGGTTGGCAACCAAATGAATGAATGTAATGACATTCTCATTTGTGACTCGAATGTTTTTTCCTCCTGGAAGCAGCTCTTCTTCTGTTTGCTCCCCATATTCATTGTTAACAATTACGAAATACAGCTCTAATTCAGAAATGTCACCCCCATAATGCTGCAAGTTATCATGCAGAAACTCATGAAATTAAAAGCAAATGTCAATTGGATGAACATTCAATTTGTGAGCAAAACAGGCATACACAAGTTTAATGAAATCTACTTCCCATCAAACGATGTAATTTAGAACTGACAGATGGTCATACAGTCCGAGTTCACAGTTTCATTAATTGTTAACCAAAATAGCATTTTAAGTCATCCTCAATTGGGTTGTTGGCAACTTCAAAAAACCAAGGGAGCTGACTCCCATTTCACATTTTGCATTCCAATAAAACTGAAATTGAGCAACATGAAAATTCATACTTAACTTTCCAAGAGAATCTTAAGTAAACCTCTATTTTACTCTCCGTTTAgtcaatatatttatgatactTCCATCCTTTTTTAGTTCTACATACAAGTACATGTAACTACCCCACATCGTT
Protein-coding sequences here:
- the LOC105178854 gene encoding 30S ribosomal protein S1, chloroplastic-like isoform X1, yielding MASFAQQFRGLKCPPLNDNKFSTSKKNQNHYPPSLPKKTSVISAAAVAIANAQTRERMRLKEMFEEAYERCRTDPMEGVAFTVEDFYAALDKYDFNSELGTKVKGTVFYTDANGALVDINAKSSAYLSLREASIHSIKHVEEAGIVPGLREEFVIVGENEADDSLNVSLRSIQYDLAWERCRQLQAEDVVVKGKIVGANKGGVVAMVEGLRGFVPFSQISMLIRRLSRGLVNLFQKSTAEELLEKELPLKFVEVDEEQSRLVLSNRKAMADSQAQLGIGSVVIGTVQSLKPYGAFIDIGGINGLLHVSQISHDRVSDIATVLQPGDTLKVMILSHDRERGRVSLSTKKLEPTPGDMIRNPKLVFEKAEEMAQTFRQRIAQAEAMARADILRFQPESGLTLSSEGILGPLTSDLPADGLDLSDIPPAED
- the LOC105178854 gene encoding 30S ribosomal protein S1, chloroplastic-like isoform X2, with product MASFAQQFRGLKCPPLNDNKFSTSKKNQNHYPPSLPKKTSVISAAAVAIANAQTRERMRLKEMFEEAYERCRTDPMEGVAFTVEDFYAALDKYDFNSELGTKVKGTVFYTDANGALVDINAKSSAYLSLREASIHSIKHVEEAGIVPGLREEFVIVGENEADDSLNVSLRSIQYDLAWERCRQLQAEDVVVKGKIVGANKGGVVAMVEGLRGFVPFSQISMKSTAEELLEKELPLKFVEVDEEQSRLVLSNRKAMADSQAQLGIGSVVIGTVQSLKPYGAFIDIGGINGLLHVSQISHDRVSDIATVLQPGDTLKVMILSHDRERGRVSLSTKKLEPTPGDMIRNPKLVFEKAEEMAQTFRQRIAQAEAMARADILRFQPESGLTLSSEGILGPLTSDLPADGLDLSDIPPAED
- the LOC105178854 gene encoding 30S ribosomal protein S1, chloroplastic-like isoform X3; protein product: MASFAQQFRGLKCPPLNDNKFSTSKKNQNHYPPSLPKKTSVISAAAVAIANAQTRERMRLKEMFEEAYERCRTDPMEGVAFTVEDFYAALDKYDFNSELGTKVKGTVFYTDANGALVDINAKSSAYLSLREASIHSIKHVEEAGIVPGLREEFVIVGENEADDSLNVSLRSIQYDLAWERCRQLQAEDVVVKGKKSTAEELLEKELPLKFVEVDEEQSRLVLSNRKAMADSQAQLGIGSVVIGTVQSLKPYGAFIDIGGINGLLHVSQISHDRVSDIATVLQPGDTLKVMILSHDRERGRVSLSTKKLEPTPGDMIRNPKLVFEKAEEMAQTFRQRIAQAEAMARADILRFQPESGLTLSSEGILGPLTSDLPADGLDLSDIPPAED